In Dermacentor silvarum isolate Dsil-2018 chromosome 2, BIME_Dsil_1.4, whole genome shotgun sequence, the following proteins share a genomic window:
- the LOC125943283 gene encoding uncharacterized protein LOC125943283 — MTCLLIILKSDDAAVHLKLNAIDCTSTEIFIVAVSGMMITCISILTDLFLLVGIEDNCRVAMRLFTWWNSFCISLKCMLVIGALTWKVTRENVSYDVLVLHNMSFTYAPIAPRFSLITAYTFRLLFQFTVIIRWLLLIIVALMIKSHYTRRVHAYYRQVKPLNTLQSMLKGTARAAALNLEQQNNPGQSESKKDGLDH, encoded by the exons ATGACATGCCTGCTTATCATCCTCAAAAGTGACGACGCAGCAGTTCACCTGAAGCTAAATGCCATAGATTGCACGTCAACAG AAATTTTCATAGTCGCTGTGTCCGGAATGATGATCACCTGCATAAGCATCCTCACGGACCTCTTCCTTCTCGTCGGAATTGAAGAT AACTGCCGGGTGGCGATGCGCCTGTTCACTTGGTGGAACAGCTTCTGCATATCACTCAAATGTATGCTGGTAATTGGCGCTCTCACCTGGAAGGTCACCAGGGAAAATGTGAGTTATGACGTTCTTGTTCTCCATAATATGTCATTTACATATGCGCCAATTGCTCCGAGATTTAGCCTCATTACTGCTTATACCTTCCGGCTTTTATTTCAGTTCACAGTGATTATCCGCTGGCTGTTACTAATAATTGTCGCCCTGATGATTAAG AGTCACTACACACGTCGAGTGCACGCCTACTACCGACAAGTGAAGCCCCTGAACACCCTACAATCAATGTTAAAGGGGACGGCGAGGGCAGCTGCCTTGAACTTGGAGCAGCAAAACAACCCAGGACAATCCGAAAGCAAGAAAGATGGCTTGGACCACTGA
- the LOC119442468 gene encoding LOW QUALITY PROTEIN: integrator complex subunit 14-like (The sequence of the model RefSeq protein was modified relative to this genomic sequence to represent the inferred CDS: inserted 2 bases in 1 codon) yields MPTVILLDVSLSMCRPVATPDSPESLQLRQLAVHGINAFLDHMAQHCKLEFCALVVFSSLWELVVPFTRDTESIKAALVQMECHDRTDLNLGLQGARQVLLDEWGSAMPAQVILVTDGALSGWRGSEDAGLGRLHAVCLHPATGAPPPALGPLGRLAQRTGGRLFLPEGGLSIRNVQQAFLNLAQAQYAPFHGVLRCGQLWSSVSLCPPPEPQKRPQDFGWAQPSTTIQVCGFLGLQQVANPPTLSRHLVLPXAPGPEEARPTEPKEGGRTGEEEEDSDEGKQPSFCVLLHGSLKVEGMVALCQIGQDWYGMLYSWADSKKKSNLMLSTFEPGLEAVPWLGKLDQLGPQALAPLGSEALPVKPNDKHSYSHNSVVWIRQSDLQADIQKILRHARKLPEKTANFYKELNRLRRAALSLGFHELLEGMATILERECTLLPGSAHPDAALQLSHASSFLRGPSCKDYTAALTPLRTKFSSQD; encoded by the exons ATGCCGACGGTCATCCTGCTAGATGTGTCGCTGTCCATGTGTCGACCCGTTGCGACACCCGACAGCCCGGAATCGCTCCAACTGCGGCAACTGGCCGTGCATGGCATCAATGCTTTCCTCGATCACATGGCACAGCATTGTAAACTGGAATTTTGTGCATTG GTGGTGTTCTCATCACTTTGGGAGCTGGTGGTGCCATTCACACGTGACACTGAGAGCATCAAGGCAGCCTTGGTGCAGATGGAGTGCCACGATCGCACAGACCTCAACCTTGGTTTGCAGGGAGCACGGCAAGTGCTCCTTGATGAATGGGGATCTGCAATGCCAGCACAG GTGATCCTTGTCACCGATGGTGCCCTTAGTGGCTGGCGGGGATCAGAGGATGCCGGCTTGGGACGGTTACACGCTGTCTGCTTGCACCCTGCAACTGGCGCACCACCCCCAGCTCTTGGTCCGCTGGGACGCCTAGCTCAGCGAACGGGCGGCCGTCTGTTCCTGCCCGAAGGAGGCCTGTCAATCCGTAATGTGCAGCAAGCTTTTCTGAACTTGGCACAGGCACAGTATGCACCTTTTCACGGCGTGCTGCGTTGCGGCCAGCTCTGGTCCAGTGTGAGCCTCTGTCCACCGCCGGAACCCCAGAAGAGGCCACAGGACTTTGGCTGGGCCCAGCCATCAACAACCATCCAG GTTTGCGGCTTTCTTGGGCTGCAACAGGTGGCTAATCCACCGACTCTGTCCCGGCACTTGGTGCTGCC TGCACCTGGTCCTGAAGAGGCAAGACCCACTGAACCCAAGGAAGGAGGACGTAcaggtgaagaagaagaagacagcgACGAAGGCAAGCAACCATCATTCTGTGTCTTGTTGCACGGGAGCCTCAAGGTTGAAGGCATGGTGGCCCTATGCCAGATAGGACAGGACTGGTACGGCATGCTCTACTCCTGGGCCGACAGCAAGAAGAAGTCAAATCTTATGCTGTCTACCTTTGAGCCAGGGCTTGAGGCAGTGCCGTGGCTTGGCAAGTTGGATCAATTGGGACCGCAGGCTCTGGCTCCTTTGGGGAGTGAAGCACTTCCTGTGAAGCCAAATGACAAGCACAGCTACTCGCACAACTCGGTCGTGTGGATCCGCCAGTCTGACCTGCAGGCAGACATCCAGAAGATTCTGCGGCACGCCAGGAAGCTGCCAGAAAAGACAGCAAACTTCTATAAGGAACTGAACCGACTGCGGCGCGCTGCACTCTCGCTTGGATTCCACGAGCTTTTGGAAGGCATGGCCACAATTCTAGAGCGAGAGTGCACACTGCTGCCAGGCTCGGCTCATCCGGATGCTGCCCTGCAGCTGAGCCATGCGTCGTCATTCTTGAGGGGCCCCAGCTGCAAAGATTACACAGCAGCATTGACACCTCTGCGAACCAAGTTCTCATCTCAAGACTGA
- the LOC119442471 gene encoding 39S ribosomal protein L54, mitochondrial-like has translation MAVCTLLLRSCNKLNRGNSWQTLQQLLTRNYARKPSAAAAVGLSIQPKKKKLPVETDPEKLVRFCCGSNILKEGQDVELGPDDAYPAWLWELPLNGPPPLSEMDPETPEYWESLHRRALLTQNMLLRKAPKVQMRINEKEKIRKLKALRFRALAAYHYDPGVPLREYEEQLKRNRLDW, from the exons ATGGCTGTCTGCACGTTGCTTCTTAGGTCTTGTAACAAACTAAACCGCGGCAATTCCTGGCAAACGCTGCAGCAATTACTTACAAGAAACTACGCAAGGAAGCCAAGTGCAGCAGCTGCAG TGGGACTCAGCATCCAACCCAAGAAAAAAAAGCTACCAGTAGAAACGGATCCAGAAAAACTCGTGCGCTTCTGCTGCGGCAGCAACATACTCAAAGAAGGCCAGGACGTCGAGCTCGGTCCCGATGACGCGTACCCGGCCTGGCTGTGGGAGCTGCCGTTGAACGGACCGCCGCCGTTGTCAGAGATGGACCCAGAGACTCCCGAGTACTGGGAATCTCTGCACCGGCGAGCGCTGCTGACCCAAAACATGTTGCTCAGAAAAGCACCCAAAGTTCAGATGCGCATCAACGAGAAGGAGAAGATTCGAAAGCTGAAGGCCTTGCGCTTCCGCGCACTTGCAGCGTACCACTACGACCCAGGAGTGCCGCTGCGCGAGTACGAGGAACAGCTGAAAAGAAACAGGCTCGACTGGTGA